In bacterium, one genomic interval encodes:
- a CDS encoding NADH-quinone oxidoreductase subunit H, whose translation MFVDLGIILGKIAFVLVNILNGAGILTWVERKQSALMSDRIGANRASILGIRLFGLVNSLADALKLIFKEDFVPPRGVRVLHFLAPIFAMAPVFFTMAVIPFGPPVEIFGRDVKLQILDMDIGVLYILAFGSIAVYGAMLAGWASNSKYALLGGMRASAQMISYEIILGLSLIGPILVFNTMEPGAMVHAQNQYLWGWIPQWGIIMQPVAFLLFLPAAMAETKRAPFDMPEGESEIIGFATEYSGMRWGMFFLGEFAEIVVLAGVITAVFLGGYHIPFLFDAVEKSGQAGFHFPWGMYIPLGEWTVVIMRMAAFGAKLVALMWLQMQIRWTFPRFRYDQLMRVSWREMMPIALVNIAVTGLIILWLGK comes from the coding sequence ATGTTTGTTGACCTCGGAATAATTCTCGGGAAGATCGCCTTCGTGCTGGTCAACATACTGAACGGCGCGGGCATTTTGACGTGGGTCGAGCGCAAGCAGAGCGCGCTCATGTCCGACCGTATCGGCGCGAACCGAGCGTCAATCCTCGGTATCAGGCTGTTTGGTCTGGTCAATTCGTTGGCCGATGCACTCAAGCTGATTTTCAAGGAAGACTTTGTACCGCCGCGCGGTGTGCGGGTCCTGCACTTCTTGGCTCCGATCTTTGCAATGGCCCCCGTGTTTTTCACGATGGCTGTAATTCCGTTCGGACCCCCTGTCGAGATTTTCGGTCGCGACGTGAAACTGCAAATCCTCGACATGGACATCGGCGTGCTCTATATTCTGGCCTTCGGTTCGATCGCCGTCTACGGAGCAATGCTGGCGGGATGGGCGTCAAACAGCAAGTACGCTTTGCTCGGCGGCATGCGCGCGTCGGCGCAGATGATTTCTTACGAGATTATCCTCGGCTTGTCGTTGATCGGCCCGATTCTGGTCTTCAATACGATGGAGCCGGGTGCTATGGTTCACGCGCAGAATCAGTACCTTTGGGGCTGGATTCCGCAGTGGGGCATCATTATGCAACCCGTTGCCTTCTTGCTGTTCCTGCCGGCGGCGATGGCCGAAACCAAGCGCGCGCCATTTGATATGCCCGAAGGCGAATCCGAGATCATTGGTTTTGCGACGGAATATTCCGGCATGCGCTGGGGCATGTTCTTCTTGGGCGAGTTCGCGGAAATCGTCGTCCTGGCCGGCGTGATTACGGCTGTTTTCTTGGGCGGTTACCATATTCCGTTCCTGTTCGACGCAGTCGAGAAGAGTGGGCAAGCGGGCTTCCATTTCCCGTGGGGCATGTATATTCCGTTGGGCGAGTGGACGGTCGTGATTATGCGCATGGCTGCATTCGGCGCGAAACTGGTGGCGCTGATGTGGCTGCAAATGCAGATTCGCTGGACCTTCCCGCGCTTCCGTTATGACCAACTGATGCGCGTGTCTTGGCGCGAGATGATGCCCATCGCGCTGGTGAACATCGCGGTGACCGGTTTGATCATCTTGTGGCTGGGCAAATAG
- a CDS encoding NADH-quinone oxidoreductase subunit I, whose translation MAVTTRHFFVNLGRFALRAVGVKTERPIVTFQYPEERRPISPRWRGRHRLMLRPDGAPRCVACMMCETACPDKCIYITAGEALDGKIEKYPVAFEIDLLRCCFCGLCVEACPEDAIRMDSGYVDLGGYSRGEFYLDRDYLLTNSAPTTHSQYRGELDGVVVTRVDLLAQAKHH comes from the coding sequence ATGGCCGTCACGACGCGCCATTTCTTTGTCAACCTCGGCCGGTTCGCGTTGCGCGCGGTAGGAGTCAAGACCGAACGCCCGATCGTGACGTTTCAGTATCCTGAGGAACGCCGCCCAATCTCGCCGCGTTGGCGCGGACGGCATCGCCTCATGTTGCGGCCTGACGGTGCACCGCGCTGCGTCGCCTGCATGATGTGCGAGACGGCCTGCCCGGACAAGTGCATCTACATCACCGCCGGTGAAGCGCTGGATGGGAAGATCGAGAAGTATCCGGTGGCTTTTGAAATTGACTTGCTGCGCTGCTGTTTCTGCGGGCTGTGCGTGGAGGCCTGTCCCGAGGATGCGATACGCATGGACAGCGGCTACGTGGATTTGGGCGGTTATAGTCGCGGCGAGTTCTATCTGGATCGTGACTACCTGTTGACCAATTCTGCCCCGACGACGCATTCTCAGTATCGTGGTGAACTTGATGGAGTCGTGGTGACACGCGTGGACCTGCTGGCGCAGGCCAAGCACCATTAA
- a CDS encoding nitronate monooxygenase yields MTNVPPRWPSARIQSLFGIEHPIVQAGMVWTSGWKLCVASARAGCLGMIGAGSMKAELLREHITDARNALPAATPFAVNIPLLRGDVQDLVQVCLDEQIKIVFTSAGNPGLFTRTFKKHGVVVVHVVPTAKLAKKCEERGVDAVVCEGTEAGGHNGIDEIPTFVLVPQVRDAVKIPVIAAGGIADGRGILAALALGADGVQIGTRFAATAESASHERYKQAVIDAGETDTVLALKNIGPTRMIKSPFAMRAAEFEKRGATPEETLELLGRKRERMGIFEGNWEEGQFEAGMGAGLIHDAPPVAEVVERMLREYETARLTLTGEENHT; encoded by the coding sequence ATGACGAACGTTCCTCCACGCTGGCCTTCGGCGCGAATCCAGTCACTCTTCGGAATCGAGCACCCAATTGTCCAGGCCGGCATGGTCTGGACATCGGGATGGAAACTCTGTGTGGCCTCGGCACGTGCGGGCTGCCTGGGGATGATTGGCGCAGGCTCGATGAAAGCCGAGTTATTGCGCGAGCACATAACAGACGCGCGCAATGCGTTACCCGCAGCGACGCCGTTTGCCGTCAATATACCACTGCTGCGCGGCGACGTGCAGGATCTGGTGCAGGTTTGCCTCGACGAACAGATCAAAATAGTTTTCACATCCGCAGGCAATCCCGGACTTTTCACCCGGACTTTCAAGAAGCATGGTGTGGTCGTCGTGCACGTTGTACCGACGGCGAAGCTCGCAAAAAAGTGTGAAGAGCGCGGCGTGGATGCGGTTGTGTGCGAAGGCACGGAGGCCGGCGGACACAACGGCATAGACGAAATTCCGACCTTTGTGCTCGTGCCGCAAGTACGCGACGCCGTGAAGATACCGGTGATTGCGGCGGGCGGAATCGCGGATGGTCGCGGCATACTGGCAGCGCTGGCGTTGGGCGCCGATGGCGTGCAGATTGGTACGCGCTTCGCCGCGACTGCTGAGTCCGCGTCGCACGAACGCTACAAACAGGCGGTAATTGATGCGGGTGAGACGGACACCGTTTTGGCGCTGAAGAATATTGGCCCGACGCGTATGATCAAGTCGCCGTTCGCAATGAGAGCGGCGGAATTTGAAAAGCGCGGCGCGACGCCGGAAGAAACACTTGAACTGCTCGGCCGCAAACGCGAGCGCATGGGTATCTTTGAAGGCAATTGGGAAGAAGGACAATTTGAAGCGGGCATGGGCGCGGGTCTGATTCACGACGCGCCGCCCGTGGCTGAAGTCGTCGAGCGCATGCTGCGTGAATACGAAACCGCGCGGCTGACCTTGACCGGAGAGGAGAACCACACATGA
- a CDS encoding aspartate 1-decarboxylase: MMREMLGGKIHSATLTETKLNYEGSCAIDRDLLDAAGIAVYERVHIYNVNSGARLDTYAIPARRGSGKVGLNGAAARLGQVGDKVIIATYVQLTDEELRKHRARVVLVDGQNQIKELIEHKCEVPK; the protein is encoded by the coding sequence ATGATGCGTGAAATGCTCGGCGGTAAGATTCATTCCGCCACCCTGACTGAAACAAAACTCAACTATGAAGGCAGTTGCGCCATTGATCGCGACCTGCTCGACGCGGCGGGGATTGCAGTCTATGAGCGCGTACACATCTACAATGTAAACAGCGGCGCTCGCCTTGATACCTATGCCATTCCGGCCCGCCGCGGTTCGGGTAAAGTCGGACTGAACGGTGCGGCCGCGCGACTGGGGCAAGTCGGCGACAAGGTGATCATCGCGACATATGTGCAGTTGACCGACGAAGAGCTGCGCAAACATCGCGCACGCGTCGTCCTTGTGGATGGTCAGAACCAAATTAAAGAACTAATCGAGCACAAATGCGAGGTGCCCAAATGA
- a CDS encoding leucyl aminopeptidase, translating into MKITAYTGSLKGKPSAIAVCLFDDEVRAPKLAGLDRRTVAAIEKLMAASHFTAGHGETFVHFSETATAPVLILQGLGSRKDFSWRRLRLASGAVLRAARQNLAKHVALFSSSAYDEDLSAEITSRALVDGAILGHWSFGHYKPSNKRTAHTVAALDLYFGGVARKNAAERIIHTAQVMAESQCLARDYGTHPANVVTTDYLRSEAKKLVKFGIHVTTIERAQLKRLGMNLMLAVGQASVMPPRVIIMDYRPRGATKTLALVGKGLVFDSGGLNIKVAMMEEMKSDMCGAAAVLAAMHGIARLKPKQRVIGVIGACENAISGNAYRPSDIYTAYNGKTVEIGNTDAEGRLVLADVMAFVVDKYRPHLMVDIATLTGAAKVALGNHADAVFANSDRVTQQVLAASERAFDRMWPLPLFDEYLDEMKGDTAMLKNSGGHRWGGASMAAAFLREFVGSTPWAHLDIAPTSFPAYPTSVTPKMTASGTATKTLIELAIGGI; encoded by the coding sequence ATGAAGATTACCGCCTACACAGGTTCGCTCAAAGGCAAACCATCAGCCATCGCCGTCTGCCTGTTTGATGACGAGGTGCGCGCTCCGAAACTCGCAGGCCTCGACCGCCGCACGGTTGCCGCAATCGAGAAGTTAATGGCCGCCTCGCACTTCACGGCCGGGCATGGCGAGACGTTTGTGCATTTTTCTGAGACGGCCACGGCCCCTGTGCTCATTCTGCAGGGCCTGGGATCTCGCAAGGACTTTTCGTGGCGCCGTCTGCGCCTCGCGTCGGGCGCAGTGCTGCGCGCGGCGCGCCAGAATCTGGCCAAGCATGTGGCTCTGTTTAGCTCGTCGGCCTACGATGAAGACTTGAGCGCCGAAATCACGTCCCGCGCGCTCGTGGACGGCGCAATTCTTGGTCACTGGAGTTTTGGTCATTACAAACCGTCGAACAAGCGCACGGCGCACACTGTCGCCGCGCTGGACCTTTATTTCGGTGGCGTCGCCCGTAAGAACGCCGCCGAGCGCATCATTCACACGGCACAAGTGATGGCCGAGTCGCAGTGCCTTGCACGCGACTACGGTACGCATCCCGCCAATGTTGTGACGACGGACTATCTCCGCAGCGAAGCGAAAAAACTCGTCAAGTTCGGCATTCATGTCACGACGATCGAGCGCGCGCAACTGAAGCGGCTCGGCATGAACCTGATGCTCGCGGTCGGGCAGGCGAGCGTGATGCCGCCGCGCGTGATCATCATGGACTATCGTCCGCGCGGCGCGACCAAAACGCTCGCGCTTGTAGGCAAGGGCCTTGTGTTCGACTCGGGCGGTTTGAACATTAAGGTGGCTATGATGGAAGAGATGAAATCTGACATGTGCGGCGCGGCGGCGGTACTCGCGGCCATGCACGGCATCGCGCGCTTGAAACCCAAGCAGCGCGTTATCGGCGTCATCGGCGCGTGCGAGAACGCCATTAGCGGTAACGCCTATCGTCCGTCGGACATCTACACGGCATATAACGGCAAGACTGTGGAAATCGGCAATACCGATGCCGAAGGCCGTTTGGTGCTCGCTGACGTGATGGCTTTCGTCGTGGACAAGTACCGACCGCATCTCATGGTGGACATCGCAACGCTGACCGGCGCGGCGAAGGTGGCGCTGGGCAATCATGCCGATGCCGTGTTCGCCAACAGCGACCGCGTGACTCAGCAGGTTCTTGCGGCGTCGGAACGCGCCTTTGACCGCATGTGGCCACTGCCGCTCTTTGACGAGTATCTGGATGAAATGAAGGGTGACACCGCGATGCTGAAGAACAGTGGGGGACATCGTTGGGGCGGCGCGTCCATGGCCGCGGCCTTTCTGCGCGAATTTGTCGGCAGCACGCCATGGGCGCATCTCGACATCGCGCCGACGTCTTTCCCAGCCTATCCGACCTCAGTCACTCCCAAGATGACCGCCAGCGGCACCGCGACGAAAACGCTGATTGAATTGGCGATTGGAGGAATATAG